The following coding sequences are from one Gossypium hirsutum isolate 1008001.06 chromosome A12, Gossypium_hirsutum_v2.1, whole genome shotgun sequence window:
- the LOC121211432 gene encoding uncharacterized protein, which translates to MEDRKQEFLMLKQKDISIVDYEREFLRLSRYANELVRTEADRCKRFLGGLRDEFQLQLMPLRITEYADLEERAKMIEQVLGKSKKSETARSTRKRPGTTSSSLQFKRSRESRECEHYGNKHRNECRRLTGGCFRCRSNDYFIKDCPKIAKATSTVSQRSESSSRGRRSGRSGLVARRGTRRTSENAAQQSEVRAPARAYVVKTRDERDAPDVVTDPESSHSYVNAKLVKTGNLKPELSRDKFFSVDLLIMPFDDFNIILGMDWLSEHGVILDCYKKRFTVQSKDDDQIEISGIWTDGSARIISAIKASEFPDVFPEEFPRLPSDREVEFMIEVNPGTDLVSIPPYRMSPTELKELKVQLQDLLDRVSADGIRVDPKKIEVILQWKVSRNVSEIALPMTKLQQKNIPFVWNDQCQQSFETLKQILTEASVLALPESGKAFVVYSYASLNRLGYVLMQNGKVIAYVSWQLKLHECKANVVADTLSRKAAVELRTMFARLSITDDGGLLAELRVKPIIFDQNRLCIPTTSEIKKLILQEAHNGQFTLHPEGTKMYRDLRELYWWPERIGPVAYRLALPPELQKIHDVFLVSMLRRYRSDPSHVISTEDIEIRPDLSYEEEPVKILARECISASADETLYAIPVRYKVTSVSTSKPTPELKYLVKFPVLKNGMYLGCFDLILFISDISEQC; encoded by the exons ATGGAAGACCGAAAACAGGAGTTTTTAATGTTGAAGCAGAAGGACATATCTATAGTGGATTATGAACGAGAATTCTTGAGATTGAGTAGATATGCAAATGAACTTGTACGGACTGAAGCTGACAGATGCAAGCGATTTCTAGGAGGATTGCGGGATGAATTCCAATTGCAATTGATGCCTCTACGGATAACAGAGTATGCAGACTTAGAAGAAAGAGCTAAAATGATTGAGCAAGTACTGGGGAAGAGTAAAAAGTCTGAAACTGCTCGTTCAACTAGAAAACGTCCTGGAACTACTAGTTCAAGTCTACAATTCAAACGATCGAGGGAATCTCGGG AATGTGAACACTATGGGAATAAACATAGAAATGAATGTAGAAGATTAACTGGGGGTTGTTTCCGATGTAGATccaatgattattttataaaggaCTGTCCGAAGATTGCTAAGGCAACATCAACAGTATCACAAAGATCTGAATCTTCTTCCAGAGGTCGAAGGTCAGGCCGAAGTGGTCTAGTTGCTAGAAGAGGTACTAGAAGAACTAGTGAAAATGCTGCACAACAATCTGAAGTAAGAGCTCCGGCCCGAGCATATGTTGTAAAAACTCGAGATGAGAGAGATGCTCCTGATGTAGTGACAG ATCCAGAATCGTCACATTCCTATGTAAATGCAAAATTGGTTAAGACGGGAAACTTAAAACCTGAATTGTCTAGA GATAAGTTCTTTTCTGTTGATCTGTTGATTATGCCATTCGACGATTTTAATAttatactgggtatggattggctatcGGAACATGGAGTAATTTTGGACTGTTATAAAAAAAGATTTACTGTCCAGAGTAAAGATGATGATCAGATCGAAATAAGTGGTATCTGGACTGATGGTTCAGCTCGAATCATTTCTGCAATTAAAGCTA gtgaatttcctgatgtgtttcctgaagaatttccTAGATTACCTTCTGATCGGGAAGTTGAATTTATGATTGAAGTAAACCCTGGTACGGATCTGGTGTCAATACCTCCATATCGTATGTCACCTACTGAATTGAAGGAGCTGAAGGTACAACTGCAAGACTTATTGGATCGAG TATCAGCAGATGGGATTAGAGtagatccaaagaagattgaagtcATACTTCAGTGGAAAGTTTCTAGAAATGTGTCAGAG atagcttTACCGATGACAAAGCTACAGCAAAAGAATATCCCATTTGTATGGAATGAtcagtgtcagcaaagttttgaaacATTGAAACAAATATTAACAGAGGCATCAGTGTTGGCTTTGCCAGAATCGGGGAAAGCTTTCGTTGTGTACAGTTATGCTTCTTTAAATAGACTTGGGTATGTATTGATGCAAAatggaaaggtaattgcttatgttTCATGGCAATTGAAACTACATGAAT gtaaagctaatgttgtagctgatacACTGAGTAGAAAGGCTGCAGTTGAATTAAGAACAATGTTTGCACGGCTCAGTATTACCGATGATGGAGGTCTTTTGGCTGAATTAAGAGTAAAGCCAATAATATTTGATCAG aATCGGCTCTGTATCCCAACTACTTCTGAAATAAAGAAGTTGATTCTTCAAGAAGCTCATAATGGTCAGTTTACATTACATCCCGAAGGAACAAAGATGTATCGTGATTTAcgagaattgtattggtggccag aaagaattggaccggtggCATATCGTTTAGCTTTGCCTCCTGAAttacagaagattcatgatgtttttcttGTTTCTATGTTAAGAAGATATCGGTCAGATCCATCTCATGTGATTTCAACTGAAGATATAGAGATTCGACCTgatttgtcatatgaagaagaaccggttaaaATACTAGCACGTGAG TGTATTTCGGCTTcagccgatgaaacactgtatgctATCCCG gttaggtacaaaGTAACTAGCGTCTCAACATCCAAGCCAACTCCCgaactcaaatacttggtgaAGTTTCCTGtcttaaagaatggcatgtacctaggttgttttgATCTTATTTTGTTTATAAGTGATATTAGTGAACAATGCTAA